One Chordicoccus furentiruminis DNA window includes the following coding sequences:
- a CDS encoding PolC-type DNA polymerase III, whose protein sequence is MNQAKPFLEAFPGLDVDPKIRALLEYVKVERITVNHARNRLKIYIVSENWLKKQHIYRLEDAISAQVFGNAGRMEVKVIEHFVLSGSYSASNFYKAYRSSMVTELKNVDPLLEQAFLHSELTFGETEDEAGRKESTEEAETEPQGGCSPFQTVTVTVPDSAVFLREQDRLIAYVEKIFCERAGFKNVEVLGKVSEKKAASAREADDLQIEEKIREVMERNEKRHAGAAVEKKLPVKEEKQYSRRHQSLAKDASVLYGRAFDDEPDPISSLGDDPREVTVRGEVFATESRETRSGRIIFTVAVTDYTDSLRFKLWFDKEDLPEYESAFRKGSCFVIKGLMDLDPYDREMMIKSVYGIRRIPPFREAREDHATVKRVELHCHTQMSDMDAVASATSIVKQAYRFGMKAIAITDHGVVQAFPEAKKCFGGKGGIPKDADLKVIYGMEGYLVDDMKNLVGGAVEGRIDGPCVVFDVVTTGQSPFTHDIIEIAAQKIEGGRLTEEFSTLVNPGRPIPFSIQTEVGITDNMVISSPDLEHAMRAFAEFAGSLPLIAYDADQGMNFILAACERYGIEPPGRTFIDIPAVARYLLPGLGKIRFRTLIRHLKVPNTDEMRAFPRARSMAMAYLRLLEGMESQNIVTFGDLNAKGAVSVDRIRNLKYYHIILLAKNEIGRRNLYTLVSESHLKYFKTRPRIPRSVLNAHREGLILGSACSAGELYQAILSGASDAEIARITGYYDYLEIQPTGNNNYLIGETRSGIRSVEDLRDINRRIVRLGDQFRKPVCATCDVHFLNPEDAIYRSIIQAGHGFTEEASGQPPLYLRTTEEMLAEFSYLGEEKCREVVITNTNRIAEQIGDVSPIYPYKCPPSIPHAAEDLEAMCYETAREWYGDPIPELVRSRLDKELGSIIRNGYAVMYIIAQKLVKKSNDDGYLVGSRGSVGSSFVATMSHITEVNPLPPHYRCPKCRYSEFDSEETRLAHAEGRSGCDMPDKFCPHCGTKMIKDGFDIPFETFLGFKGDKEPDIDLNFSGDEQGVAQQFVEVIFGKGQTFKAGTIGTVADKTAYGYAMHYFEDKGEAKKSCELERLSAGCVGVRRTTGQHPGGVIVLPKGMDINWFTPIQHPANDMNSPFITTHFDYHSIDTNLLKLDILGHDDPTIIRMLQDLTGTDPHDVPLDDKGVLSLFQGTEALGVTKADLDGCDLGTLGVPEFGTSFVMGMLRETKPKTFSELIRISGLSHGTDVWLDNAQYFIERGDCTLGTAICTRDDIMLNLIQWGVEPEHSFKIMEAVRKGRGLSPEQEKEMRDHGVPDWYIESCKRIKYMFPKAHAAAYVMNAFRIAYYKINYPLAYYAAMFSIRLKTFNYEHMCQGREKLDYYADQIKKEADPSAKEKEELDDMRLVREMYARGFSFHRLDLYRAHATRCSIIDGKIMPPLNSVGGLGDTQAIAVEEETKKGPFLSKDDFRERTKVSKTIIDLLEEMGVLKDIPESNQISLFDLV, encoded by the coding sequence ATGAATCAGGCAAAACCATTTCTGGAGGCGTTTCCTGGCCTTGATGTCGATCCGAAGATCCGGGCTCTTCTCGAGTATGTGAAGGTGGAGCGGATTACGGTCAATCATGCGAGGAATCGCCTCAAAATCTATATTGTATCGGAAAACTGGCTGAAGAAGCAGCATATCTACCGGCTCGAGGATGCCATCTCCGCGCAGGTCTTCGGAAACGCGGGCCGCATGGAGGTGAAGGTCATCGAGCATTTTGTGCTGTCCGGATCCTACAGCGCGTCCAATTTTTACAAGGCGTACCGGTCCAGCATGGTGACCGAGCTGAAGAACGTCGACCCGCTGCTGGAGCAGGCCTTTCTGCATTCCGAACTGACGTTCGGGGAGACGGAGGACGAGGCCGGAAGGAAGGAAAGCACGGAGGAGGCAGAGACTGAGCCGCAAGGCGGGTGCAGCCCGTTCCAGACGGTCACGGTCACAGTACCGGACAGTGCCGTCTTTCTGAGGGAGCAGGACCGGCTGATTGCCTACGTGGAGAAGATTTTCTGCGAACGCGCCGGTTTCAAAAATGTCGAAGTGCTGGGAAAGGTATCGGAGAAGAAGGCGGCATCCGCGAGGGAGGCGGACGACCTGCAGATCGAAGAGAAGATCCGCGAGGTGATGGAACGCAACGAGAAGCGTCACGCCGGCGCGGCTGTCGAGAAAAAGCTTCCTGTGAAAGAGGAAAAGCAGTACAGCCGGCGTCACCAGAGTCTGGCAAAGGATGCGTCCGTCCTCTACGGACGGGCCTTCGATGACGAACCCGACCCGATCAGCTCACTGGGAGACGATCCGAGAGAAGTGACCGTGCGGGGCGAAGTTTTCGCGACGGAGAGCCGGGAGACACGGAGCGGCCGCATCATTTTCACGGTTGCCGTCACAGACTACACTGACAGCCTCCGTTTCAAGTTGTGGTTTGACAAGGAGGATCTCCCGGAATACGAGTCGGCCTTCCGGAAGGGCAGCTGTTTTGTGATCAAGGGCCTGATGGATCTGGACCCCTATGACCGGGAGATGATGATCAAGAGCGTGTACGGCATCCGCCGGATTCCGCCGTTCCGCGAGGCACGGGAAGATCACGCGACGGTGAAGCGGGTCGAGCTGCACTGCCATACGCAGATGTCGGATATGGACGCGGTGGCCTCGGCGACCTCCATCGTCAAACAGGCCTACCGGTTCGGCATGAAAGCGATCGCCATCACCGACCATGGTGTCGTGCAGGCGTTTCCGGAGGCAAAGAAGTGCTTCGGAGGGAAGGGCGGTATTCCGAAAGACGCGGATCTCAAGGTGATCTACGGCATGGAGGGCTATCTGGTCGACGACATGAAGAATCTGGTCGGCGGCGCCGTCGAGGGAAGAATCGACGGTCCCTGTGTCGTGTTCGATGTCGTGACGACCGGTCAGAGTCCTTTTACGCACGATATCATCGAGATTGCTGCACAGAAGATCGAAGGCGGACGGCTGACGGAAGAGTTTTCCACGCTGGTCAATCCCGGGCGGCCGATCCCGTTCTCCATCCAGACGGAGGTGGGGATCACCGACAATATGGTGATTTCGTCTCCGGATCTGGAACACGCGATGAGGGCTTTCGCGGAGTTCGCCGGCAGTCTGCCGCTGATCGCCTATGATGCGGATCAGGGCATGAACTTTATCCTGGCCGCCTGCGAGCGGTATGGAATCGAGCCACCGGGCCGGACTTTCATCGATATTCCCGCGGTGGCCCGCTACCTTCTCCCGGGACTCGGCAAGATCCGGTTCCGGACGCTTATCCGCCATCTGAAGGTGCCGAATACGGACGAGATGCGCGCGTTCCCGCGGGCAAGGAGTATGGCGATGGCCTATCTCCGGCTGCTCGAAGGGATGGAGAGCCAGAACATCGTCACGTTCGGAGACCTCAATGCGAAGGGCGCTGTCTCGGTGGATCGTATCCGGAACCTGAAATACTACCACATCATCCTGCTGGCGAAGAATGAGATCGGGCGGCGCAACCTTTATACGCTGGTTTCGGAGTCGCATCTGAAGTATTTCAAGACAAGGCCGCGGATTCCGCGCTCCGTTCTGAACGCGCACAGAGAGGGACTGATTCTCGGGAGCGCCTGCTCGGCGGGCGAGCTGTATCAGGCTATCTTAAGCGGCGCTTCGGACGCGGAGATCGCCCGGATCACCGGGTACTACGACTATCTTGAGATCCAGCCCACAGGCAACAACAACTACCTGATCGGAGAGACAAGGAGCGGGATCCGGTCGGTGGAGGATCTCCGTGACATCAACCGGCGGATCGTCCGGCTCGGGGACCAGTTCCGCAAGCCGGTCTGCGCCACATGTGACGTGCACTTCCTGAATCCGGAGGACGCGATCTACCGGTCGATCATTCAGGCCGGACACGGCTTCACGGAGGAGGCGTCCGGCCAGCCGCCGCTCTATCTCCGGACGACGGAGGAGATGCTGGCTGAATTTTCCTATCTCGGGGAGGAAAAATGCCGGGAGGTTGTCATCACGAACACCAACCGGATCGCGGAACAGATCGGGGATGTGTCGCCGATCTATCCGTACAAATGTCCGCCGTCGATTCCTCACGCGGCGGAGGATCTGGAGGCGATGTGCTACGAGACCGCCCGGGAGTGGTACGGCGATCCGATACCGGAACTCGTCCGGTCGCGGCTGGACAAGGAGCTCGGCTCCATCATCCGGAACGGGTACGCGGTGATGTATATCATCGCGCAGAAGCTGGTGAAGAAGTCGAACGATGACGGCTATCTGGTCGGTTCCCGGGGGTCGGTGGGCAGTTCCTTCGTCGCGACGATGTCGCATATCACGGAGGTGAATCCGCTGCCGCCTCACTACCGCTGCCCGAAATGCCGGTACAGCGAATTCGACTCGGAGGAAACCCGTCTCGCCCACGCCGAGGGACGGAGCGGATGCGACATGCCGGACAAGTTCTGTCCGCACTGCGGGACGAAGATGATCAAGGACGGCTTCGATATCCCGTTTGAGACCTTCCTCGGTTTCAAGGGAGACAAGGAGCCGGACATCGATCTGAATTTCTCCGGCGACGAGCAGGGCGTCGCGCAGCAGTTCGTGGAGGTGATTTTCGGAAAGGGACAGACCTTCAAGGCGGGCACGATCGGCACGGTGGCGGACAAGACGGCCTACGGTTACGCGATGCATTATTTTGAGGACAAGGGCGAGGCGAAGAAGAGCTGCGAGCTGGAACGACTCTCGGCGGGCTGCGTCGGCGTCCGACGCACGACCGGCCAGCACCCGGGCGGCGTCATCGTCCTCCCGAAGGGGATGGACATCAACTGGTTCACGCCGATTCAGCACCCGGCCAACGACATGAACTCACCGTTCATCACGACGCATTTCGATTATCATTCCATCGACACGAACCTGCTGAAGCTGGATATTCTCGGACACGATGATCCGACCATCATCCGTATGCTGCAGGATCTGACGGGAACGGATCCCCATGATGTGCCGCTGGACGACAAGGGCGTTCTCTCCCTCTTTCAGGGAACGGAGGCACTCGGCGTGACGAAGGCGGATCTTGACGGGTGCGATCTGGGGACGCTGGGCGTGCCGGAGTTCGGTACCAGCTTCGTCATGGGGATGCTGCGGGAGACGAAGCCGAAAACGTTTTCGGAACTGATCCGGATTTCCGGTCTTTCCCACGGGACGGATGTCTGGCTGGACAACGCGCAGTATTTCATCGAGAGAGGAGATTGCACGCTGGGCACCGCGATCTGCACCCGTGATGATATCATGCTGAATCTCATTCAGTGGGGCGTCGAGCCGGAGCACAGCTTCAAGATCATGGAAGCCGTTCGGAAGGGCCGCGGGCTTTCCCCGGAGCAGGAGAAGGAGATGCGTGACCATGGTGTGCCGGACTGGTACATCGAATCCTGCAAGCGTATCAAATATATGTTTCCGAAGGCGCACGCGGCGGCTTACGTCATGAACGCGTTCCGCATCGCCTATTACAAGATCAATTATCCGCTTGCCTACTATGCCGCCATGTTCTCGATCCGCCTGAAGACGTTCAATTACGAGCATATGTGCCAGGGACGGGAGAAGCTCGATTATTACGCGGATCAGATCAAAAAGGAGGCCGATCCGTCGGCGAAGGAGAAGGAAGAACTCGATGATATGCGTCTTGTGCGGGAAATGTATGCCAGAGGCTTTTCCTTCCACAGGCTCGACCTGTACCGTGCGCATGCGACGCGCTGCTCCATCATCGACGGAAAGATCATGCCTCCGCTGAACTCGGTGGGCGGTCTCGGGGACACGCAGGCGATCGCCGTGGAAGAGGAGACGAAGAAGGGGCCCTTCCTTTCGAAGGACGACTTCCGGGAGCGCACGAAGGTATCGAAAACGATCATCGATCTGCTGGAGGAGATGGGCGTTCTGAAGGATATCCCGGAGAGCAACCAGATCTCACTGTTTGATCTTGTTTGA